A genomic stretch from Flavobacterium sp. KS-LB2 includes:
- a CDS encoding T9SS type B sorting domain-containing protein: MEKFIKSFVFIFLITILSNAILHAKTNSIGMEDSSVELIKKGSVITSEINANAKGFVLFVLVVPPTVTSPIYYCQNATAVALTATASPGGTLNWYGTNATAGTASTTAPIPSTATVGTTSYYVSETVGGIESTRSKIDVIVVADNGATILNFRCDASQILQADKDSSVFFDWSNNTLISNSYNYTYTIQGGSPVTGNTNVSHVQVFGMFPGQSATLTLSSATHPCVPPQTITCSVPCGSSTVTPNFPAIAPFCTGTPAPILGPTSPNGITGTWAPAIISNTISGSYVFTPNPTLFPCATTQTLNVVVTPLVTPTFTSIPTTVCQNATAPILPISSNNTPAISGSWSPATVNTAILGPVTYTFTPNSGQCTSVTPTSVTIDIVPVVTPNFANIPPFCTGTSAPLLANTSPNGIVGTWNPSTISNTVSRAYVFTPSPNQCATTQTLNVTIIQKTTPNFSAIAPFCSGSTAPILAATSPNGITGTWVPSTVSNTTSGSYVFTPDASECANNQTLAVTVNPLISPDFSNFSICMGGFTPILSATSPNGISGTWSPGIINNMASGTYVFTPNSNQCATSQTINVTVSPSNTLLDVNWTVSEAFVENQVVTVIATGTGDYLYQLDDGPFQESPVFEFVSLGTHSITVQDKNGCSPPITRTNVLVINYPKFFTPNNDGYNDTWNIFALQDQLNSKILIFDRHGKFLKQIFPDGIGWDGTYIGQPMPANDYWFTIEYTEQDIPKKFKSHFSLKR, encoded by the coding sequence ATGGAAAAATTTATTAAGTCTTTCGTTTTTATTTTCTTGATTACAATTTTATCAAATGCAATTCTTCATGCTAAAACCAACAGTATTGGCATGGAAGATAGCAGTGTTGAATTGATTAAAAAAGGTTCGGTTATCACTTCAGAAATAAATGCTAATGCTAAGGGTTTTGTTTTATTTGTTCTAGTTGTGCCACCTACTGTGACTTCTCCTATTTATTATTGCCAAAATGCAACTGCAGTTGCTTTGACTGCTACTGCTTCTCCAGGAGGAACTTTAAATTGGTATGGAACGAATGCAACAGCTGGAACTGCATCAACAACCGCTCCAATTCCCTCAACAGCTACGGTAGGAACCACTTCTTATTATGTTAGTGAAACTGTTGGTGGTATTGAAAGTACACGTTCAAAAATTGATGTTATTGTAGTTGCGGATAATGGTGCAACTATTCTTAATTTTAGATGTGATGCTTCGCAGATTTTGCAAGCTGATAAAGATTCTTCTGTATTTTTTGATTGGTCTAATAATACTTTGATATCTAATTCTTATAATTATACATATACTATTCAAGGAGGTTCTCCTGTAACTGGAAATACCAATGTTTCCCATGTACAGGTATTTGGTATGTTTCCTGGACAATCAGCTACATTAACGTTGTCTTCAGCTACGCATCCTTGTGTGCCTCCACAAACTATTACTTGTAGTGTGCCTTGCGGGTCTTCTACAGTAACTCCAAATTTCCCCGCTATAGCTCCTTTTTGCACCGGAACTCCAGCACCAATATTAGGTCCAACATCTCCAAATGGAATCACAGGAACTTGGGCTCCAGCAATAATAAGTAATACAATCAGTGGGAGTTATGTGTTTACTCCAAATCCAACTTTATTCCCATGTGCTACAACTCAAACTTTGAATGTTGTTGTCACGCCATTAGTTACCCCAACTTTTACTTCCATACCAACGACTGTTTGTCAAAATGCTACTGCGCCAATATTACCAATAAGTTCAAATAATACCCCCGCTATTTCAGGTTCTTGGAGTCCGGCTACAGTTAATACAGCTATTTTAGGCCCCGTTACTTACACTTTTACACCTAATTCTGGTCAATGTACATCTGTAACACCAACTAGTGTGACTATTGATATTGTACCTGTTGTTACGCCAAATTTTGCTAATATACCCCCTTTTTGCACTGGAACTAGTGCGCCACTTTTAGCTAATACTTCTCCAAATGGAATCGTCGGTACATGGAATCCCTCAACCATTAGTAATACAGTTAGTAGAGCTTATGTTTTTACGCCTAGTCCAAATCAATGTGCGACAACACAAACACTAAATGTTACTATTATTCAAAAGACTACTCCTAATTTTTCTGCAATTGCTCCCTTTTGTTCAGGATCTACGGCACCAATATTAGCAGCAACCTCTCCTAATGGAATTACAGGAACTTGGGTGCCATCAACAGTTAGTAATACAACTAGTGGGAGTTATGTTTTTACTCCAGATGCCTCAGAGTGTGCTAATAATCAAACATTAGCAGTTACAGTTAATCCACTTATTTCTCCTGATTTCTCTAATTTTTCAATTTGTATGGGAGGTTTTACACCAATTTTGAGTGCTACATCTCCAAATGGAATATCAGGAACTTGGTCACCAGGAATTATAAACAATATGGCAAGTGGTACTTATGTTTTTACACCAAACTCAAATCAGTGTGCCACCTCACAAACAATTAATGTTACAGTCTCTCCATCAAATACACTTTTAGATGTAAATTGGACAGTTTCAGAGGCTTTTGTAGAAAATCAAGTAGTCACTGTTATCGCTACAGGAACTGGAGATTATCTGTATCAATTAGATGATGGACCCTTTCAAGAAAGTCCAGTTTTCGAATTTGTTTCTTTAGGAACTCATTCCATTACAGTTCAAGACAAGAATGGTTGCAGTCCGCCAATAACCCGAACGAATGTTTTAGTTATTAATTATCCTAAATTCTTTACTCCTAATAATGATGGGTATAATGATACTTGGAATATTTTTGCATTGCAAGATCAATTAAATTCTAAAATTCTAATATTTGATCGTCATGGTAAATTTTTAAAACAAATTTTTCCAGATGGAATAGGTTGGGACGGAACGTATATAGGACAACCAATGCCAGCCAATGATTATTGGTTTACTATTGAGTACACAGAACAAGATATTCCTAAAAAATTTAAATCTCACTTTTCATTAAAAAGATAA
- a CDS encoding acyloxyacyl hydrolase, translating into MSKKIFFVLIIVFICQTFYAQDRGSKTKLGLAYGFGKELKNSDYTYTNNYYKLQLYYALKETKNFRYELLLQPELNFAKHQLLNLYFVQPSDPNYIEKRERYTKLKDIKEYVFNVGFLMRKPIFKRASIYFLGSVGPMYTDTETERLSKGFAFSDVLALGITFKINTITIDIRPNFRHVSNAGLQDSNSGYNTKNIDFGVSFPL; encoded by the coding sequence ATGTCAAAAAAAATATTTTTTGTTTTAATTATTGTTTTTATATGTCAAACATTTTATGCACAAGATAGAGGAAGTAAAACGAAATTAGGTCTGGCTTATGGTTTTGGAAAGGAATTGAAGAATAGCGATTATACGTATACTAATAATTATTACAAATTACAGTTGTATTATGCATTAAAAGAAACAAAAAACTTTAGGTATGAGCTCTTGTTACAACCAGAGTTGAACTTTGCAAAACACCAGCTTTTGAATCTTTATTTTGTGCAGCCTAGTGATCCAAATTATATTGAAAAAAGAGAACGATATACCAAGTTAAAAGACATAAAAGAATATGTTTTTAATGTTGGCTTTTTGATGCGAAAACCTATTTTTAAAAGAGCAAGTATTTATTTTTTAGGAAGTGTTGGGCCTATGTATACTGATACAGAAACAGAACGGTTGTCAAAAGGTTTTGCTTTTTCTGACGTTCTAGCATTAGGAATTACTTTTAAAATCAATACTATTACAATTGATATAAGACCTAATTTTCGTCATGTTTCTAACGCAGGATTACAAGATTCTAATTCCGGTTATAATACTAAAAATATTGATTTTGGTGTTTCATTTCCTTTGTAA
- the mdh gene encoding malate dehydrogenase, with protein MKVTIVGAGNVGATCADVISYRGIASEVVLLDIREGFAEGKALDIMQCATNTGFNTKVSGVTNDYSKTAGSDVVVITSGIPRKPGMTREELIGINAGIVKTVAENVLKHSPDTIIVVVSNPMDTMTYLALKSTGLPKNRIIGMGGALDSSRFRTYLSLALDKPANDISAMVIGGHGDTTMIPLTRLASYNGIPVSQFLSEDELQKVAAHTMVGGATLTGLLGTSAWYAPGASVAFLVDSILNDQKKMIACSVFVEGEYGQDDICIGVPCIIGKNGVEEILDIELNEQEKALFSKSADAVRQMNDALKSILA; from the coding sequence ATGAAAGTTACCATTGTAGGAGCAGGAAATGTAGGCGCTACCTGTGCAGATGTAATTTCTTACAGAGGAATTGCCAGCGAAGTAGTGTTGTTAGATATCAGAGAGGGTTTTGCAGAAGGTAAGGCATTAGATATTATGCAATGTGCTACAAATACAGGTTTTAATACCAAAGTATCAGGCGTTACCAATGATTATTCTAAAACGGCTGGAAGCGATGTAGTTGTAATTACATCAGGAATTCCAAGAAAACCAGGAATGACACGAGAAGAATTAATAGGTATTAATGCAGGAATTGTAAAAACAGTTGCTGAAAATGTATTGAAACATTCACCCGATACTATAATAGTTGTAGTTTCTAATCCTATGGATACCATGACCTATTTGGCATTGAAATCTACTGGGTTGCCAAAAAACAGAATAATAGGTATGGGAGGCGCATTAGATAGTTCTCGTTTCAGAACGTATTTGTCTTTGGCCTTAGATAAGCCTGCAAATGATATTTCAGCAATGGTTATTGGTGGTCATGGTGATACGACAATGATTCCTTTAACAAGATTGGCTTCCTATAACGGAATTCCAGTTTCTCAATTTCTATCGGAAGATGAATTGCAAAAAGTAGCTGCGCATACTATGGTTGGTGGAGCTACACTTACAGGACTTTTAGGGACATCAGCTTGGTATGCTCCAGGAGCTTCAGTTGCGTTCTTAGTGGATAGTATTTTGAATGATCAAAAGAAAATGATTGCTTGTTCTGTTTTTGTTGAAGGAGAATACGGTCAGGATGATATTTGTATCGGTGTTCCTTGTATTATTGGTAAAAATGGAGTGGAAGAAATCCTTGACATTGAGCTTAATGAACAAGAAAAAGCCTTGTTTTCTAAAAGTGCTGATGCTGTTAGACAAATGAATGATGCCTTAAAATCGATTTTAGCATAA
- the yidD gene encoding membrane protein insertion efficiency factor YidD — translation MLSKIIVYPFLLLVRFYQVAISPFTPAACRFEPTCSSYMIQALQVHGLFYGGYLGLKRILSCHPWGKTGYDPVPKKVCNHKH, via the coding sequence ATGTTATCAAAAATAATTGTTTATCCCTTTTTATTATTGGTTCGGTTTTATCAAGTTGCTATTTCCCCTTTTACTCCTGCAGCCTGTAGATTTGAACCTACTTGTTCTTCTTATATGATTCAGGCATTACAAGTACATGGCTTATTTTATGGTGGTTATTTAGGATTAAAACGTATTTTGAGTTGCCATCCTTGGGGAAAAACAGGTTACGATCCTGTTCCAAAGAAAGTATGCAATCACAAACATTAA
- the gyrB gene encoding DNA topoisomerase (ATP-hydrolyzing) subunit B yields the protein MSEEIKKDSYSADSIQALEGMEHVRMRPSMYIGDVGVRGLHHLVYEVVDNSIDEAMGGHCDTIRVDINEDGSISVEDNGRGIPVGIHKKEGVSALEVVMTKIGAGGKFDKDSYKVSGGLHGVGVSVVNALSNHLRATVHSTDGKIYEQEYEKGKALYPVKQIGETTKRGTIVTFYPDPSIFTQTIEYSYDTLSARMRELSFLNKGITITFTDKRELDKDGNFVSEIFHSDEGLKEYIRYLDGNREPIIAHVISMDHEKGEIPVEVALIYNTSYTENIFSYVNNINTHEGGTHLQGFRTGLTRSLKKYADASGMLDKLKFDISGDDFREGLTAIISVKVAEPQFEGQTKTKLGNREVVSPVSQAVSEMIENYLEENPNDARIIVQKVILAAQARHAAKKAREMVQRKTVMGGGGLPGKLSDCSEQDPAKCEVYLVEGDSAGGTAKQGRDRAFQAILPLRGKILNVEKAMHHKVFENEEIRNIFTALGVTIGTAEDSKALNIEKLRYHKVIIMCDADVDGSHISTLILTFFFRFMKELIEEGHVYIAAPPLYLVKKGNKKEYAWNDVQRDQANERMGGSAAIQRYKGLGEMNAEQLWETTMDPNFRTLRQVTIDSLAEADRVFSMLMGDEVPPRREFIEKNAVYANIDA from the coding sequence ATGAGCGAAGAAATCAAGAAGGACAGTTATTCAGCAGATAGTATTCAGGCATTAGAAGGAATGGAGCACGTTAGAATGCGTCCTTCAATGTATATTGGAGATGTAGGTGTTCGAGGACTACATCATTTAGTGTATGAGGTAGTAGATAACTCAATTGATGAGGCAATGGGAGGTCATTGTGATACTATCAGAGTTGATATAAATGAAGATGGTTCTATTTCTGTTGAAGATAACGGTCGTGGTATCCCAGTTGGTATTCATAAAAAAGAAGGTGTTTCGGCATTGGAGGTTGTAATGACTAAAATTGGTGCCGGAGGAAAATTTGATAAAGATTCGTATAAGGTTTCTGGAGGACTTCACGGTGTTGGGGTTTCTGTTGTTAATGCTTTGTCTAATCATTTACGCGCAACCGTTCACAGTACTGACGGAAAAATATACGAGCAAGAATATGAAAAGGGAAAAGCGTTATATCCGGTTAAACAAATTGGAGAAACGACGAAAAGAGGAACAATCGTTACTTTTTACCCGGATCCAAGTATTTTTACGCAAACAATAGAGTATTCGTATGATACTTTATCCGCTCGTATGCGTGAATTGTCTTTTTTGAATAAAGGAATCACGATTACTTTTACAGATAAAAGAGAATTAGATAAGGACGGAAATTTTGTTTCTGAAATTTTTCATTCTGATGAAGGTTTAAAAGAATACATTCGATATTTAGATGGAAATCGTGAGCCAATTATTGCGCACGTTATTTCTATGGACCATGAAAAAGGAGAAATTCCAGTTGAGGTTGCTTTAATTTATAACACAAGTTATACAGAGAATATTTTCTCTTATGTAAATAATATCAATACACACGAAGGAGGAACGCACTTACAGGGTTTTAGAACAGGTCTTACGAGATCTTTGAAGAAATATGCTGATGCTTCTGGAATGTTGGATAAGCTGAAATTTGATATTTCTGGTGATGACTTCCGTGAAGGATTGACTGCAATTATTTCAGTAAAAGTGGCTGAACCACAATTTGAAGGGCAAACCAAAACGAAACTTGGAAATAGAGAGGTTGTTTCGCCAGTAAGTCAAGCGGTGAGTGAAATGATCGAGAATTATTTGGAAGAAAATCCAAATGATGCCCGTATCATCGTTCAAAAAGTAATTCTTGCAGCACAAGCGCGTCACGCCGCCAAAAAAGCACGTGAAATGGTGCAACGTAAAACCGTAATGGGTGGCGGTGGATTGCCAGGTAAATTATCAGATTGTTCGGAACAAGATCCAGCAAAATGCGAAGTATATCTTGTTGAGGGAGATTCGGCAGGTGGAACGGCAAAACAAGGTCGTGATCGAGCGTTTCAAGCTATTTTACCATTACGTGGTAAGATTTTGAACGTAGAAAAAGCAATGCATCACAAGGTTTTTGAAAACGAAGAGATTCGAAATATATTTACGGCTCTTGGAGTGACAATAGGAACTGCCGAAGATAGTAAAGCCTTAAATATTGAAAAATTACGCTACCATAAAGTTATCATTATGTGTGATGCCGATGTCGATGGTAGTCACATTTCAACTTTAATTCTAACATTCTTCTTCCGTTTTATGAAAGAACTAATCGAAGAAGGTCACGTATATATTGCCGCACCACCTTTATATTTAGTTAAAAAAGGAAATAAGAAAGAATACGCATGGAATGATGTTCAACGCGATCAAGCAAATGAAAGAATGGGTGGTAGTGCAGCTATTCAACGTTATAAAGGTCTTGGAGAGATGAATGCAGAGCAATTATGGGAAACCACAATGGATCCAAATTTTAGAACGTTGCGTCAGGTTACCATTGACAGTTTAGCGGAAGCTGACAGAGTTTTCTCTATGTTAATGGGGGATGAAGTGCCACCACGTAGAGAATTTATTGAGAAAAATGCAGTGTATGCAAATATTGATGCGTAA
- the lgt gene encoding prolipoprotein diacylglyceryl transferase, whose protein sequence is MTHALNIVWNPAEGIDLGFFIIRYYSLMFVIAFGLGWYIMKHIFEREGESIEKLDSLFIWTVLATLIGARLGHVFFYDWEYYRNHLLEIILPFRFSPSFEFTGYQGLASHGAAISIIIAMYFYSKNVLKKPQMWILDRVVIPVASGAIFVRLGNFFNSEIIGHETTSPFGIKFIRDHFSPMDAVNATQIANPKDAYKAIATDPKFASLLEQVPAKHPTQLYEAFCYIFVFAILFFLYWKTEKRNKTGYIFGMFLVLLFSVRFVVESVKESQGGFESALGLFSTGQWLSIPFILIGLYFIFTAEKPLKV, encoded by the coding sequence ATGACACACGCTTTAAACATCGTTTGGAATCCAGCAGAAGGAATAGATTTAGGCTTTTTTATCATTAGATATTACAGCTTAATGTTTGTAATTGCTTTTGGATTAGGCTGGTACATCATGAAACACATTTTTGAACGCGAAGGAGAATCTATAGAAAAACTTGATTCTTTGTTTATTTGGACGGTTTTAGCAACCTTAATTGGGGCGCGTTTAGGGCACGTTTTCTTTTATGATTGGGAATATTACCGAAATCATTTATTGGAAATCATTTTGCCTTTCCGTTTTTCTCCAAGCTTTGAATTTACAGGTTACCAAGGCTTAGCAAGCCATGGCGCTGCCATTTCTATTATAATTGCTATGTACTTTTATAGTAAAAATGTGCTTAAAAAACCACAAATGTGGATTTTAGACCGAGTGGTAATTCCTGTAGCTAGTGGAGCCATTTTTGTGAGATTAGGTAATTTTTTTAATTCAGAAATTATTGGACATGAGACAACATCTCCATTTGGAATAAAATTCATAAGAGATCATTTTAGCCCAATGGACGCTGTGAATGCGACTCAAATAGCGAATCCTAAAGATGCCTATAAAGCAATAGCAACTGATCCTAAATTTGCTTCTTTATTAGAACAAGTTCCTGCAAAACACCCTACTCAATTATATGAAGCTTTTTGTTACATTTTTGTTTTTGCAATTTTATTTTTCTTGTATTGGAAAACTGAAAAACGAAATAAAACAGGATATATATTCGGTATGTTTCTAGTGTTATTATTTTCTGTTCGTTTTGTAGTAGAATCAGTTAAAGAGAGTCAAGGTGGTTTTGAAAGTGCCTTAGGATTATTTTCTACAGGACAATGGTTGAGTATTCCTTTTATTCTAATAGGACTCTATTTTATTTTTACTGCCGAAAAACCGCTTAAAGTATAA
- the secDF gene encoding protein translocase subunit SecDF translates to MQNKGLIKFFAILFALVSIYQLSFTFVASKVKSDAKSFANGNADKEVKYLDSIGKEKVFNIGFTDFTFNEVSDKQINKGLDLEGGINVILQISVKDILKGLSNNSKNPVFNKSLADASADMQGNKPYLDKFFDAFEANSKGTVKLASPDIFANRSLQGEGGVDFQMTDSEVQKVIKRKVDESVESAFGVLRKRIDQFGVTQPNIQKLGNSGQILVELPGAKDVDRAKKLLSSTAQLQFWETYKIEEIGNFLMAANESLKKTEIKTTEVKPVVKDSLSALLTDAKDSTVAKKGQNPLFDKIIGQGGGPVLGLFSPKDTAVINGYLKRADIRILLAGDQRYAKFVWGIPTTIKDAKAKDIEVLELYALKGNRDNVPAMAGGVITDAKDTFDQLGKPAVSMQMNGQGAKAWEELTGRAYTQKSNIAIVLDDVVYSAPGVSTGPISGGRSEISGAFDVTQTKDLANVLRAGKLPATADIVQSEVVGPSLGQEAIDNGTNSAIIGLLLVSLWMMIYYGKAGWYANIALAINLLFLFGILASLGAVLTLPGIAGIVLTMGTAVDANIIIYERAKEELRAGKTLEEAVKTSYSWRGAMSSITDANVTHILTGAVLFIFGSGPIKGFATTLLIGIITSLFTSIFIARIFIDWNISKKNNLTFVTNFSKNMFNNFHFDFLGMKKWTYLFSSIVVVISVISLATNGLDQGVDFVGGRTFQVRFEKPIETETVKAELAKVLDGSAEVKVFGNTNQLKITTKYKVQEPGIKADEEVNKLLFGTLKQHYSADMTYEKFVNAYEGKTLGIVQASKVGPTVAEDIKTNAYWAVLGAMAIVFLYLMISYRKWQYSLGAIAAVAHDVIFVLGIYSLCYKFMPFGMEIDQHFIAAILTVIGYSMNDTVIVFDRVREFLAGKTKGSFAEIVNQSINTTMSRTINTSLTMIVVLLIMFIFGGESIRGFIFAMLVGIIVGTYSSLFIATPVLVDTISKEDKNKVEEAHQEN, encoded by the coding sequence ATGCAGAATAAAGGACTTATTAAATTTTTCGCAATTCTATTTGCATTGGTAAGTATTTACCAACTTTCTTTCACTTTTGTCGCAAGTAAAGTAAAAAGCGATGCAAAATCTTTTGCTAATGGAAATGCTGACAAAGAAGTAAAATATTTAGATTCTATTGGTAAAGAAAAAGTATTTAACATTGGTTTTACTGATTTTACTTTTAATGAGGTAAGTGACAAACAAATCAATAAAGGTCTTGACTTAGAAGGTGGTATCAATGTGATACTTCAAATATCGGTTAAAGATATTTTAAAAGGATTATCTAATAATTCTAAAAATCCAGTTTTCAACAAGTCTCTCGCTGATGCATCTGCAGATATGCAAGGGAATAAACCGTATTTAGATAAGTTTTTTGATGCTTTTGAAGCAAACTCAAAAGGTACTGTAAAATTAGCTTCTCCTGATATTTTTGCAAATAGAAGTTTGCAAGGTGAAGGTGGTGTTGATTTTCAAATGACAGATTCAGAGGTTCAAAAAGTAATCAAAAGAAAAGTTGATGAATCTGTAGAAAGTGCTTTTGGAGTTTTAAGAAAACGTATCGATCAATTTGGTGTAACACAACCAAATATTCAAAAATTAGGAAACTCAGGTCAAATTCTTGTTGAACTTCCTGGTGCTAAAGATGTAGATCGTGCTAAAAAATTATTGTCAAGTACTGCTCAATTGCAGTTTTGGGAAACCTATAAAATTGAAGAGATTGGTAATTTCTTAATGGCTGCTAATGAGTCATTGAAAAAAACTGAAATTAAAACTACTGAGGTAAAACCAGTTGTGAAAGATTCTTTAAGTGCTTTACTTACGGATGCTAAAGATTCCACAGTAGCTAAAAAGGGGCAAAATCCTTTGTTCGATAAAATTATTGGTCAAGGTGGAGGTCCAGTTTTAGGGCTTTTTTCTCCAAAAGATACTGCTGTAATCAATGGTTATTTAAAAAGAGCTGATATAAGAATTTTATTAGCTGGTGATCAACGTTATGCTAAGTTTGTTTGGGGTATACCAACAACCATAAAAGATGCTAAAGCTAAAGATATTGAAGTTTTAGAGTTATACGCTTTAAAAGGGAATAGAGATAATGTGCCTGCTATGGCCGGTGGTGTGATTACTGATGCAAAAGATACTTTTGATCAATTAGGAAAACCAGCTGTTTCTATGCAAATGAATGGTCAAGGTGCAAAAGCTTGGGAAGAATTAACAGGAAGAGCCTATACACAAAAAAGTAATATTGCGATTGTTCTGGATGATGTAGTTTATTCTGCGCCAGGAGTTTCTACAGGTCCTATATCAGGTGGTAGATCAGAGATTTCTGGAGCTTTTGATGTAACACAAACTAAAGATTTAGCTAACGTATTAAGAGCAGGTAAATTGCCAGCTACTGCTGATATTGTTCAATCAGAAGTTGTTGGACCATCCTTAGGTCAAGAAGCAATTGATAATGGAACGAACTCAGCAATAATAGGGTTGCTTTTAGTATCGCTTTGGATGATGATTTATTATGGTAAAGCGGGTTGGTATGCTAATATTGCATTGGCAATTAACTTACTTTTCTTGTTCGGAATTTTAGCAAGTCTTGGAGCTGTTCTTACATTACCAGGTATTGCTGGTATCGTTTTAACAATGGGAACTGCAGTTGATGCGAATATCATTATTTACGAAAGAGCAAAAGAAGAATTAAGAGCAGGTAAAACGCTAGAAGAAGCGGTTAAGACTTCTTATAGTTGGAGAGGTGCAATGTCTTCTATTACTGATGCGAATGTAACGCACATTTTAACGGGAGCAGTTTTGTTTATTTTTGGTTCAGGACCAATTAAAGGTTTTGCTACAACTTTATTGATAGGTATTATAACGTCATTATTTACGTCTATTTTTATTGCAAGAATCTTTATTGATTGGAACATAAGCAAAAAGAATAATTTGACGTTTGTTACAAACTTCTCTAAGAACATGTTTAACAACTTTCATTTTGACTTCTTAGGAATGAAAAAATGGACGTATTTATTTTCAAGTATTGTAGTTGTCATCAGTGTAATCTCTTTGGCAACAAATGGTTTAGATCAGGGAGTTGATTTTGTTGGAGGAAGAACATTTCAAGTGCGTTTCGAAAAACCAATTGAAACTGAAACGGTAAAAGCAGAGCTAGCTAAAGTATTAGATGGTAGTGCTGAAGTAAAAGTTTTTGGTAATACTAATCAATTAAAAATTACAACTAAATACAAAGTTCAAGAGCCAGGAATTAAAGCGGATGAAGAAGTAAACAAATTATTGTTTGGTACTTTAAAACAGCATTATTCAGCGGATATGACGTATGAGAAATTTGTAAATGCTTACGAAGGTAAAACTTTAGGTATTGTTCAAGCATCTAAAGTAGGTCCTACGGTTGCCGAGGATATCAAGACTAATGCTTATTGGGCGGTTCTTGGAGCAATGGCTATTGTATTCTTATACTTGATGATCAGTTATAGAAAATGGCAATATAGTTTAGGTGCGATTGCAGCAGTAGCGCACGATGTTATTTTTGTATTAGGAATTTATTCTTTATGTTATAAATTTATGCCTTTTGGAATGGAAATCGATCAGCATTTTATCGCTGCGATTCTTACCGTAATTGGGTACTCTATGAATGATACCGTTATTGTATTTGATAGAGTTCGTGAATTTTTAGCTGGTAAAACAAAAGGTTCTTTTGCTGAAATTGTAAATCAATCTATTAATACTACAATGTCTAGAACAATCAATACTTCATTAACAATGATTGTGGTTTTATTAATCATGTTTATTTTTGGTGGTGAATCTATCCGAGGATTTATATTCGCTATGTTAGTTGGTATCATTGTAGGAACTTATTCGTCATTGTTTATCGCTACACCAGTTTTGGTTGACACTATCTCTAAAGAAGATAAAAACAAAGTAGAAGAAGCACATCAAGAAAACTAA